A stretch of the Glycine soja cultivar W05 chromosome 13, ASM419377v2, whole genome shotgun sequence genome encodes the following:
- the LOC114381371 gene encoding senescence-associated carboxylesterase 101-like: MTLPQSFGCGLVQAPLVTSSGLLTKVWSVISSRDEDIVSYSGNNGLSLKVSEDSGLTVVAFEVNPDFDLQSTVVSFSDPKENNLNRFEFLCTKKHPDFSVNKSVVDLFSKNLPRLDELKSKIDSSPRLIVTGRGLGGPIASLFTLSLLGNKNSSEKKKPPLCITFGSPLVGNKKFQEAISRSSTWSSCFLHVVSIKDPFLKRLNPDIKDYMPFGTFLFCSDISSTCFENPKSVLELLVISIKDQNQAFPSIDYGNIVGNLYIKAICKDFTPRGQDFTDSNSLRASIRLQLWAALGLTPDMQQQHLNIDINALVTKLEKLEKEVIFQKGNKFDPSKKLNVMKIEMAKLEWYKKYSKNNKIGYYDSFKRGISTSDLDVVQCQKTLRNYWIDMVAEAELKPQTEGAAFRTRWLFGGTNYRRMFEPLDIAEYYANGGKDYEAKGRSRHYIVLQEWLEEDKKEKSNSNSTNKKDVESILTFDSCFWAHVEEAILSCKVLKDEQSSVTEKEEETGKLLEFEKYVYGLLTKYEVSSEIFLRQSSYMIWWNQYKAIKGTSYNSALADFMSNPDHYNVLYIKGTYNFPPQA, from the exons ATGACCCTTCCTCAATC ATTTGGCTGTGGACTTGTGCAAGCACCCTTGGTGACAAGCTCTGGTCTTCTTACTAAAGTTTGGAGTGTTATCTCTTCTCGTGATGAAGACATAGTTTCATACTCAGGAAATAATGGACTGTCCTTGAAAGTTTCTGAGGATTCGGGTTTGACGGTTGTTGCGTTTGAGGTCAACCCGGATTTTGATCTTCAATCTACAGTTGTTTCTTTCTCTGATCCCAAGGAGAATAATTTGAACCGCTTTGAGTTTCTTTGTACCAAGAAACATCCAGATTTCTCTGTCAACAAGTCTGTAGTTgatcttttttctaaaaatcttcCGAGGCTTGATGAGTTGAAGTCCAAG ATTGATAGCTCCCCTCGATTGATTGTTACTGGACGTGGTCTTGGAGGACCAATTGCTTCTCTCTTCACTTTATCGCTATTAGGTAACAAGAATTCCTCTGAGAAAAAGAAACCCCCTCTCTGCATCACCTTTGGTTCTCCCCTTGTCGGTAACAAAAAGTTTCAAGAAGCCATATCACGTAGTTCTACATGGAGTTCTTGCTTTCTACATGTGGTCTCTATCAAAGACCCATTTCTCAAAAGATTGAATCCTGACATCAAGGATTACATGCCTTTTGGGACATTTCTCTTCTGCTCTGATATAAGTTCTACCTGTTTTGAGAACCCCAAGTCTGTTTTGGAACTTCTTGTGATCTCAATCAAAGATCAAAATCAAGCATTTCCGTCCATAGATTATGGCAACATTGTGGGAAATCTCTATATTAAAGCAATTTGCAAGGACTTTACCCCACGGGGGCAGGACTTTACTGATTCTAATTCACTGCGTGCAAGTATCCGTTTGCAGTTGTGGGCAGCACTAGGATTGACACCAGATATGCAG CAACAACACCTGAACATTGATATAAATGCTTTGGTAACAAAGTTGGAAAAGCTGGAGAAGGAAGTGATCTTCCAGAAGGGGAACAAATTTGATCCATCCAAGAAATTGAATGTGATGAAGATAGAAATGGCCAAACTTGAGTGGTACAAGAAGTATtccaaaaataataagattGGCTACTATGACAGCTTCAAGAGGGGTATCTCAACAAGCGACCTAGATGTTGTTCAGTGCCAGAAAACCCTCAGAAATTACTGGATTGACATGGTTGCAGAGGCAGAGCTGAAACCTCAGACAGAAGGTGCCGCTTTTCGTACTCGCTGGCTTTTTGGCGGAACTAATTACAGGAGAATGTTTGAACCCCTAGATATTGCTGAGTACTACGCGAATGGTGGTAAAGACTATGAGGCTAAGGGAAGATCTAGACATTATATAGTGTTGCAGGAGTGGCTGGAAGaggataagaaagaaaaaagcaatTCAAACAGTACAAACAAAAAGGATGTGGAATCTATTTTAACTTTTGACTCTTGCTTTTGGGCACATGTTGAAGAAGCTATCCTTTCATGCAAAGTGTTGAAGGATGAACAATCTAGTGTGACAGAGAAGGAAGAGGAAACTGGGAAGTTGCTTGAATTCGAGAAGTATGTTTATGGGTTGCTCACGAAATATGAAGTGTCATCAGAGATTTTCCTAAGGCAAAGCAGCTACATGATTTGGTGGAATCAGTATAAGGCAATTAAGGGAACTTCTTATAATTCAGCACTCGCAGACTTCATGAGCAATCCCGATCATTATAATGTGCTGTATATTAAGGGAACTTATAATTTCCCCCCTCAGGCTTAG
- the LOC114381466 gene encoding gibberellin-regulated protein 14-like translates to MASNSILLLCIFLVVATKVFSYDEDLKTVVPAPAPPVKAPTPASPVKSPSYPPGSVTTPTVKVPPPPQSPVVKPPTPTPAPVKVPPPQSPVVKPPTPTSPVVYPPPPVAPSPPAPVVKSKKDCIPLCDYRCSLHSRKRLCMRACMTCCDRCKCVPPGTYGNREKCGKCYTDMLTHGNKFKCP, encoded by the exons ATGGCTTCCAATtccattcttcttctttgtatcTTTCTTGTGGTTGCCACAAAG gTTTTTTCCTATGATGAAGATCTCAAGACAGTG GTTCCTGCACCTGCTCCACCAGTGAAGGCACCAACTCCTGCCTCTCCAGTGAAATCACCATCTTACCCTCCAGGGTCAGTGACCACACCAACTGTTAAGGTGCCCCCTCCTCCTCAGTCCCCAGTAGTGAAGCCACCAACTCCAACACCAGCCCCTGTTAAGGTACCCCCTCCACAGTCCCCAGTAGTGAAGCCACCAACACCAACATCCCCAGTGGTGTACCCTCCTCCTCCTGTTGCTCCATCTCCACCAGCTCCTGTAGTGAAATCAAAGAAGG ATTGCATTCCACTATGTGATTATAGGTGCTCATTACACTCAAGGAAGAGATTGTGCATGAGAGCATGCATGACCTGTTGTGACCGCTGCAAATGTGTTCCTCCTGGAACTTATGGTAACAGGGAAAAGTGTGGCAAGTGCTACACTGACATGTTGACACACGGCAACAAATTCAAGTGCCCATAG
- the LOC114382390 gene encoding uncharacterized protein LOC114382390, translating to MATLTLLSSLSLRSSSSSSSSSFTLSSSFSSPSSFAFFCSFPLRSATSSLKVQTIQKKKRVVKAVEEDTQQELNAADDSEQPSTSEAPPVVVPVSPSDTLTMFFQAEGTVSETAIPALTKALEETEGVTDLKVQLAEGLAILELKKQTTVQATGVASSLVETIQGSGFKLQTLNLSFEDEEVAVA from the exons ATGGCCACACTCACACTTTTATCATCTCTGTCTCTgcgctcttcttcttcttcttcttcttcttcttttacactctcttcttctttttcttctccctcCTCCTTTGCCTTTTTTTGTAGCTTCCCCTTGCGCTCTGCCACTTCATCATTGAAGGTACAAACAATTCAGAAGAAGAAGCGCGTGGTGAAGGCAGTGGAAGAAGATACCCAGCAAGAACTCAACGCTGCTGATGACTCTGAACAACCATCAACCTCCGAAGCACCACCCGTTGTGGTTCCCGTTTCCCCATCAGATACTCTCACCATGTTCTTTCAG GCAGAGGGAACAGTGAGTGAAACAGCTATTCCAGCTTTGACCAAAGCTTTAGAG gaGACAGAAGGTGTTACAGATTTGAAGGTTCAGCTTGCTGAAGGACTTGCAATTTTAGAG TTGAAGAAGCAGACAACAGTCCAAGCTACAGGAGTGGCTTCTAGTCTTGTAGAAACCATACAAGGTTCAGGCTTTAAATTACAGACATTAAATCTGAGTTTTGAGGATGAAGAAGTTGCAGTTGCCTAG